One Coffea arabica cultivar ET-39 chromosome 5e, Coffea Arabica ET-39 HiFi, whole genome shotgun sequence DNA segment encodes these proteins:
- the LOC113743963 gene encoding uncharacterized protein yields MLNEEIVDLSEDIRWEFGGYKMVKRRGLFIGSYKVNIAPLRNKSRFDDARFEMQEVTRRLVISWKRPLQGAVKLNTDASVSKGKASGGGLLRDHEGKLIFAFYKEIWEVDVLMAKSLALLHGLQLYKRTRVQNLLVEVDSAGLVQLLETRSLTKGPLCSSLRRIQELLRSLHSTVTHIFWEANSAADKLAMMEAQDDFPSAAIQQLSRGIRATILLVSREIPLVGTQVVRE; encoded by the exons ATGTTAAATGAGGAGATTGTTGATCTTTCGGAGGACATAAGGTGGGAGTTCGGAGGTTATAAGATGGTAAAACGTAGGGGATTGTTTATTGGCAGTTATAAGGTGAATATTGCTCCCT TGCGGAATAAGTCACGGTTTGACGATGCTCGCTTTGAGATGCAAGAG GTAACTCGACGGTTGGTGATCTCCTGGAAGCGGCCCCTGCAGGGTGCTGTCAAGTTGAATACGGACGCCAGTGTCTCAAAAGGGAAAGCTTCAGGAGGAGGACTGCTAAGGGACCATGAGGGCAAATTGATCTTTGCATTCTACAAGGAGATCTGGGAGGTCGATGTGCTGATGGCTAAAAGTTTGGCATTGCTGCATGGTCTACAATTGTATAAAAGGACTCGGGTTCAGAATCTATTGGTAGAAGTGGATTCAGCGGGGTTAGTTCAATTGTTGGAAACAAGAAGTCTGACAAAGGGGCCGTTATGTAGCTCTCTACGACGGATTCAGGAATTGCTTCGGAGCTTGCACTCTACAGTTACTCACATATTCTGGGAAGCGAACAGTGCGGCGGACAAATTAGCAATGATGGAGGCTCAGGATGATTTTCCTAGTGCTGCAATTCAACAACTCTCGAGGGGTATTAGAGCGACTATACTTTTGGTTAGTAGGGAAATTCCTTTGGTTGGAACACAAGTTGTGAGAGAATAG